In the genome of Deltaproteobacteria bacterium, the window GATCGTATGTTCGGACCACGAGAGCCGCGAGGTCGTGAGAAACGGCACCTGGGGCCGAGCCGAACTGAGGCCCAAGGCGTGGTATGAGGAGAGGTTCGCTAAGGCTCGTCTTGTTGTCGATCGCGAACTGACCAGGGCGATTGTCGAGCCGCGTGGTTGGGACTGCGTGTGGGTGCTTCGGCACCGTGGGTAGAGGAGGTGGTCTCAGGTGAAATGCCCAAGGTGTGGGAATGTATACGCGAGCAAGAAGGTGACGAACACCCGAGTGGTGAGCCGGGGCTACAGGATCCGGAGGAGGGTTTGCTCAAAATGCGGGGAACGTTTCAAGACGGTTGAGGTCGTGATGGAGGGTTCCTTGCGGGTTGCGATGAAAGCAATCAGGAATCAGGACCGGTTCTGAAGTGACAATGGTAAACCTCTGGCTATTCAAGGAGGCGAACGCCAGCCTGAATTGTCTTCTCCCCGATACCCGACCCACGTTCACTAACGCCTGAGCTCACTCCTACCAAGCTAAACAAGCATTCGGACGTTGCCTCACCCACCAAAAAAACTTGACTTGCTGGAGCCGCGGACTAGAATAGATGGTAAGGGCCTTGGCAAGGAGAATGCGAGCCCCGTGCCGGTTTTATGAGCCAACATGGAGGTGAGGCATATTGTACTATACTGCATAGGGGAATACTTTCAATCAATGAATAGTATGATATCACATGTCTCCATCTCGACCTAATACATGTTATGCCTAATCAAAAATAGAAAGATTTAAGCAGGATGATAAAGATAAACCGTAATGATAAATGCCCATGTGGTAGCGGGAAAAAATACAAGAAGTGTTGTTATCTTAACCCAGTTAAGAATGCTGAAATAATAAGAGCAGCGTCTATCGCAGAAACATATGAAGAAGTGTTCACAATTCTCTCAAAACCGCCATTGATTTATCAAATGAAAATAGATTTAATTCGAATGGGATTAGATGAGATTGAAGAAGAGATTTCGAGAGTTATTGAAATTAAAGACAAACAAACTTTATACGATCTTCATATGAGTATTCAAAATTTATTTGGATGGGATAATGATCATATGTTCTCCTTCTATCTTGCTGGAAATTTATTTGATAGGGACAACGAGTATTCAGCAAATCCTCTTGGTGAACATATTGATTCAACTTATGGGAAGCAATCTAAGTCTGCTGCTCAAACAGAATTACGTGATTTAGATCTACCAAAGAATTTTACATTTTGGTATCTGTTTGATTATGGGGATCAACTGGTTCATAAAGTCACTGTAGAAAAAATTCGAGAAATGAAGCCGGAAGAAAACGGGTTTCCAAAATTGATTGATAGGAAAGGTAACGCTCCGCCACAATATGGAGTATTTGAGGAGTAGCAGCGTCTATAATATGGCATGACAAAAAAAGCCGAGCCGATTTTTCGTGAATTCAAGGACTTTGGCGGCTTTTGTGTCAGCTCATTTTCAACGGTAGCCGTACGAATGAACGAGAAATCGATACGCGAGAGGCTGGTTGAACACGGGCAGATATTGTTCGATGCGCCGAAGCAGCCGGTTGCCTTCACTAAGGAACCACAGGCTGATGCCTTGCTGAATGACTTGGACAATCGTCCGCACGCTTTTGCCCTGGCGTGCGTCATGGATCGACAGGTCAAGGCAGAGAGAGCATGGCTGATTCCATACCGAATTTCGGAAAAGATCGGTGGGTTCACAATGCAGGCGCTGAAGTTCGCGGACTACCTGCTCAGGTACATGCTCAAGTGGGAGACCAAGCACAGCGAGACGCTGCTGAACGTGGAAAAGCTGGCCCAGCCGTTCAGTTACAAGCTACACATCCACGCCGACCTGCCTGCCGCGCAAGGCACGGCGCAGACAGGCGGCCAGACGCGCGAGAAGATCGCGGACGTCCCCGAGACCTTCAACTACCTGCTGGGACTCCATGTGCAAACGCGGCAGATCCATGACGACGACGGAAGGCGATACCTGGTTTATCGCGGCCGGATCGACCACCGGCAGGTGGTAGTCATCTGGCGCGAGACCGAGGGCTGGACAAAGGAAGACCTGGAGCGGGACAAAAAGTTCGTGGCCGAGCAAAAACTGACCGAGGGCGCGGACGAGATCTTCGTCAACGGCGATTCGTTCATCCCGAACGCCAAGGCCCTGGAGCCTGTGTTCAAGGCCCGCATGTTCGCACCGGTGGAGGCGTAAAATGAGGATCAGTGTTTCGAGAGAGAAGTTGGAGGAGTTTTGTCGCCGACACCGTATTCGCAAGCTGGCGTTCTTCGGCTCGGTACTGAGGGACGATTTTGGTCCGAACAGTGACGTGGACGTGCTGGTGGAGTTCGATCCGGATGCGCGTGTGGGTTTGATCACACTGGCAGGGATAGAAATAGAGTTGGGGCGACTACTGGGACGCCGAGTCGAGATGCACACGGTCAAGGGCCTGAATCCGCAGTTCCGGGATGAAGTGCTGGGAGCAGCGGAGGTGCAGTATGAGCGTGCGTGATGATGTTGTAAGCCTAAAGGATATGCTCGATCATGCCCGAGAGGCAGTGGAGTTACTGGGTGATATGGGACGAGAGAACCTAGCGGAAAATCGCGTCATGCAGTTGGCTTTGACCCGGTTGATCGAGATTATCGGTGAAGCGGCCAATCGTGTTTCAAAAACAACCCAGGAAAAACATAGAGACGTTGCTTGGTCTCAAATCATCGGCATGCGCAACCGACTGATTCACGGATACGACGTGATCGACTACGAAATGCTGTACGACACGGTAACGGCCGACCTGCCACCATTGATTGCGGTCTTGGAACGAATTCTGGGAGGGACGGGTTGATGGCCAGGCGAAGACGACAAGTATCTGGAAACACAGGCGCTACTTCACATTAGGGGACGCCTATGATTTTATGCAAAACCTTATTGGCGATCTTTCATAGACGGAAGTTAGTTTGAACAGCAATTTTCTCACCCCTCCAACGATGCCCTATTCACCGCTGACAGGAAATCCTCATGCGACGTGACAGCTCAGCCGTGCTCATTCCCAGTTCACGATTGGCCCGGTGGCAAAGCAGACTTCGGGCTTTGACAGTCTGGGGATCCTTGTCACGACCCAGGACAGAGCCAATGAACATGATTAGGGATGACGGATGACGATGTGATGGATAGCACCGGCAGGATCTATTCTCGTTATTCCTGGTATATGTCCATCGGGGGATGGAAATTGACAAGAAGTAAAGCATAAAATCATAGGCGTCCCCAATTCTCTGGGTGTTCCCGTGCCTGAACCCGCAGAGCCCGAATTACGGGGGGAGATATGTGGAACGGGGAGGCTGGATGAGAAGGCTGTGTGAGGCGGCCGGGATAGATCCGCCCTTCGGCCTCCACGCGCTCCGACGGTACTGCGCTTCCTCTTTGGCGGACAGGCACAAGCAGAGCACCAAGACGATTCAGAGGTTCTTGAGGCACAGCAGGATATAGACCACCGACGCTTATATCGGTGATCTCAACCGTGATTTGGAATCGGCGGTCGGACTTCTTGAAGGTGATTTTACACGAAATTTACACGAAGAGAAGAAAAGGGGGTCGGAAGCATTTCTCCAACCCCTTGAAATTATTGGCGGGAGCGACGAGACTCGAACTCGCGACCTCCGGCGTGACAGGCCGGCGTTCTAACCAACTGAACTACGCCCCCCGGATTCTGCGTTCAACGCGAAACGTTGCTTTACACTGGTAGGCGGAACAGGGATTGAACCTGTGACCTTCGGCTTGTAAGGCCGACGCTCTCCCGACTGAGCTACCCGCCCGGATGCCAAATAGATTATAACAGCCGCCCTGTTGATGTCAAGGCGTTTGTCCGTTCAAAGCTGCGCGATCCCTTGGAGGCGCGGTGTTTCCGGTGAGTCGCGAGGCCTCTGGAATTCCGCGAGTCCGCGGTTGGGCCCTGCGCCCTGGGCCTTTGCAAAGGCCCGCATTTCTGGTAATAATAACGGGTGACTGCCGAGAGAAGTCAACAGGGAGGAGAAACGATGGCTGAGGAAGAGAAGAAGAGGGAGGAAGCGGCCGGCAAGGAGGAGACAGCAGATCAGGCAGACGCCGGCTCAGAGCAGGAAGCCGCCGGAGAAGAATCTGGAAGGGAAGGGGAAACTGCAGCCGAGTCTGCTCCGTCGGTCGAGAGTGAAGAAACCGGAGGAGAGGAAGAGGGCTTACCGGAGGAGGAGGCTGCCGCCCCTGCTGCCGGGCCCGCCGAATTGAAGAAACCGCTGGAGAAAATGACGGCAAAGGAGCTCCGGGAGGTTGCCCTGGGGATTCCCGAAATCTCGGGCGTCCATGCCATGAAGAAAGAAGAACTCCTGGCTGCCATTCAAAAAGCCTGGGGAATCACGACCGAAAAGGCGGGCAGGAGAGAGAAGAAAAAGAAGGCGGCCGTGAGTGTAGCGGACCTCAAGGCCAGGATCCAGGAGACCAAAGCCAAAAGGGCCGAGGCCATCCAGAAAAAGGACAGGAAGATGGCCAGGATTTACCGCCGTAGGATCAGCCGCCTGAAAAAACGTACCCGCCGTGCCGCATAGCAGTAAAGTGGACCATCGGTTGGCCTCAATAGGGATTGCGGTTTCCCGGAATTCCCCGGAAGTGCTGCCCGGTTTCTTGCAGGCCGGGTCCCCGGGTCGGACGGAAGCTCATGCCCAGAGTCTCTGTCATCATTCCCACCTATAACCGCGCCTTCTTTCTCTGTGAGGCTGTCGAGTCGGTTCTCAACCAGACCTTTCGAGACTTCGAATTGATAGTGGTCGATGATGGTTCCACCGACCCCACTCCTTTTGTGTTACGGAGGTGGAAGGGGAAGGTCCGCTGGGTGAGACAGGAGAACTCCGGGGTAAGCAGGGCCAGGAATGTGGGTATCCAATGCTCCAGGGGCAGGTACATCTGTTTTCTCGATTCGGACGATCTCTGGCTCAGGGGGAAGCTCGAGGCTCAGGTGGACTTCCTCGATGCAAACCCCCACTATCCAGTCTGTTA includes:
- a CDS encoding DUF86 domain-containing protein, coding for MSVRDDVVSLKDMLDHAREAVELLGDMGRENLAENRVMQLALTRLIEIIGEAANRVSKTTQEKHRDVAWSQIIGMRNRLIHGYDVIDYEMLYDTVTADLPPLIAVLERILGGTG
- a CDS encoding nucleotidyltransferase domain-containing protein; protein product: MRISVSREKLEEFCRRHRIRKLAFFGSVLRDDFGPNSDVDVLVEFDPDARVGLITLAGIEIELGRLLGRRVEMHTVKGLNPQFRDEVLGAAEVQYERA
- a CDS encoding transcription termination factor Rho, with amino-acid sequence MTAKELREVALGIPEISGVHAMKKEELLAAIQKAWGITTEKAGRREKKKKAAVSVADLKARIQETKAKRAEAIQKKDRKMARIYRRRISRLKKRTRRAA
- a CDS encoding SEC-C domain-containing protein, giving the protein MIKINRNDKCPCGSGKKYKKCCYLNPVKNAEIIRAASIAETYEEVFTILSKPPLIYQMKIDLIRMGLDEIEEEISRVIEIKDKQTLYDLHMSIQNLFGWDNDHMFSFYLAGNLFDRDNEYSANPLGEHIDSTYGKQSKSAAQTELRDLDLPKNFTFWYLFDYGDQLVHKVTVEKIREMKPEENGFPKLIDRKGNAPPQYGVFEE